In Candidatus Aegiribacteria sp., the following are encoded in one genomic region:
- a CDS encoding type II toxin-antitoxin system HicB family antitoxin has product MANTYTAITKQDGDCWIGWVEEVPGVNCQERTKEALLESLRVTLKEAIEFNREDAIKDAAHDYTEEVLIV; this is encoded by the coding sequence ATGGCAAATACTTATACAGCAATAACAAAGCAGGATGGTGACTGTTGGATTGGTTGGGTTGAGGAAGTTCCGGGCGTAAATTGTCAGGAACGGACGAAAGAAGCTCTTCTTGAGAGCTTACGGGTTACTCTGAAAGAAGCCATAGAATTCAATAGAGAAGACGCCATCAAAGATGCTGCCCATGATTATACCGAAGAAGTTCTTATCGTATGA